From Micromonospora rhizosphaerae, the proteins below share one genomic window:
- a CDS encoding sialidase family protein has product MANNWRLPEAPSMHLTTMKRTLLALGLSTALTGVAAMPASAETGTSNTASAAQWQSMGPNASGGYLAFTPAMPSRVYVLPDRGGRVDRSDDHGLTWLPQAKFGIPDGRGTHLAADPHDPDVVYVAGIVAGTGQGFLLRSDDAARTFQTVLDSPTEMSDVVVSPSGQYVFAAGDAGVFVSSDQGMHWLALPGSPNAATRLALEGDDLFVGTREGIYLVEDALGTAGPARKLPVPGDLWVEKLSVRGPVLVASNQARGAVFSTDRGRSWTQLSGPWGAGDSIYHTGLTATGELQVQTGEVSADGTGKQNLWVSSDLGRTWTPKPKATSALDNYNDTGSFPDRPYEQVVSAGGTGIFTTRDSTRFQRIGVPDAQVNTLAVAGSALVAGTAYAGSYRSTAPLTENLQPGYQEWGWTGQRTPIFGNEIDALAAVPGERGGVLRTRGGLCGGDCFALERSTNGGASWRTLNVVGGVSWSLAVDPRDPSKVYAASVYPAVGVYSSQDGGATLTFHQYPGMESVGSVAIDPRTDGALWIGDATGLYHSTDSGSTADKVFDGVVIRVAIDPTDPNHIVAVGRNMIKVSHDGGASFSDAADIPGVFYNDVTFAPDGTLFAASRDKYEPGQGVFRSDDGGLHWSNSVSAQLVDPDVHSVLVSPDGHWLFAGTGSGVYRLALR; this is encoded by the coding sequence GTGGCGAACAACTGGCGTCTGCCTGAGGCTCCGTCCATGCACCTCACCACCATGAAGCGGACCCTGCTCGCACTGGGTCTGAGCACCGCCCTCACCGGGGTCGCGGCCATGCCCGCCTCGGCCGAGACGGGCACATCGAACACCGCCAGCGCGGCACAGTGGCAGTCGATGGGCCCCAACGCCAGCGGTGGCTATCTCGCGTTCACGCCAGCCATGCCGTCCCGGGTGTATGTGCTGCCTGACCGGGGCGGACGTGTCGACCGGAGCGACGACCACGGTCTGACGTGGCTGCCGCAGGCCAAGTTCGGGATCCCCGATGGCAGAGGAACCCATCTGGCAGCCGATCCCCATGACCCGGACGTCGTCTACGTAGCGGGGATCGTTGCGGGCACTGGGCAGGGCTTTCTGCTGCGCAGTGACGACGCCGCCCGGACGTTCCAAACGGTGCTGGACAGTCCCACCGAAATGTCCGATGTCGTGGTGTCGCCTTCAGGGCAGTACGTATTCGCGGCCGGTGACGCGGGAGTCTTCGTCAGTTCGGACCAGGGCATGCACTGGCTGGCGCTCCCCGGCTCGCCGAACGCGGCGACCCGGCTCGCGCTCGAGGGCGACGACTTGTTCGTCGGCACCCGCGAGGGGATCTACCTCGTCGAGGACGCGCTCGGGACCGCCGGCCCGGCCCGGAAGCTGCCGGTTCCGGGCGATCTCTGGGTGGAGAAGCTGTCGGTCCGCGGGCCGGTCCTGGTCGCCTCCAACCAAGCCCGCGGCGCGGTCTTCTCCACCGACCGCGGCCGCAGCTGGACCCAGCTGTCCGGGCCGTGGGGTGCCGGCGATTCGATCTACCACACCGGGCTGACCGCGACCGGCGAGCTCCAGGTGCAGACGGGCGAGGTGTCGGCCGACGGAACGGGCAAGCAAAACCTGTGGGTGAGCAGCGATCTCGGCCGGACGTGGACCCCCAAGCCGAAAGCGACCAGCGCGCTCGACAACTACAACGACACCGGCAGCTTTCCGGACCGCCCGTACGAGCAGGTCGTGTCGGCGGGTGGCACCGGGATCTTCACGACTCGGGACTCGACTCGCTTCCAGCGCATCGGCGTGCCGGACGCCCAGGTCAACACGCTGGCCGTCGCGGGCTCCGCGCTTGTCGCCGGTACGGCCTACGCGGGTAGCTACCGTTCCACGGCACCCCTGACCGAGAACCTCCAGCCCGGCTACCAGGAGTGGGGGTGGACCGGGCAGAGGACCCCCATCTTCGGCAACGAAATCGATGCGCTGGCCGCCGTACCGGGCGAGCGGGGAGGCGTGCTGAGGACGCGCGGCGGCCTCTGCGGGGGCGACTGCTTCGCCCTGGAGCGCTCGACCAACGGCGGGGCGAGCTGGCGGACTCTGAATGTCGTGGGCGGCGTGTCATGGTCGCTTGCTGTTGACCCCCGCGATCCGTCGAAGGTCTATGCCGCGTCCGTGTACCCCGCCGTAGGCGTGTACTCCAGCCAGGACGGCGGCGCGACCCTCACATTCCACCAGTATCCGGGGATGGAAAGCGTGGGGTCGGTCGCCATTGACCCCCGGACCGACGGAGCCTTGTGGATCGGTGACGCGACCGGCCTCTACCACAGCACGGATTCCGGGTCAACCGCGGACAAGGTGTTCGACGGAGTGGTGATCCGGGTTGCGATCGACCCCACCGACCCCAACCACATCGTGGCCGTCGGACGCAACATGATCAAGGTGAGCCACGACGGCGGCGCGTCGTTCAGCGACGCCGCCGACATCCCCGGAGTGTTCTACAACGACGTCACCTTCGCCCCGGACGGGACGCTGTTCGCGGCCTCGCGTGACAAGTATGAGCCCGGTCAGGGCGTGTTCCGCAGCGACGACGGTGGCCTGCACTGGAGCAACAGTGTCTCCGCGCAGCTCGTCGACCCTGACGTGCACTCGGTGCTGGTCTCGCCCGACGGGCACTGGCTGTTCGCGGGCACGGGGAGCGGCGTGTACCGGCTGGCACTGCGCTGA
- a CDS encoding M28 family peptidase gives MGAPLARPADRALARPRRRLPAAVAALAALLAVGAGVLLDLRTPAPRPTDAPASEFSADRAYENVRVIAARPHVAGSAANDQVREHVAGVLRGLGLQTEVQDTVAPEAGQLSGAAGGATLARVRNVVARLPGSDPTGRVFLVAHYDSVQSGPGGNDDAAGTSTILEVARALTTGPRPRNDIVFVLTDAEEACLCGASAFASSHPLAADGGVVLNLEARGSTGPVIMFETSRNNAKLVDVFGRAAPHPVGTSFAVEIYRALPNDTDFTAFLDRDFVGLNSAYIDGGAVYHTPLDTPAAMDRRSLQQHGDNALGLAREFGRTDLKALRSDHDATYFPVPGGLVRYPGWLTLPLALLAVGTVGVLGWLLRRHGRVTTGRLVAGFGLTLPPILAAPVGASLLWAAVTTLRPGYAELLDPYRPTWYRLAVVALAAAVLLAWYALTRRWAGPAALAFGGLAWLALFGMLLAVLVPGGAYLATLPALAGALAGVIALATRLDGPWPVLAVTLAGAVGVVILLPTVALLFPALGMAMGGVAALVSVLLGLAALPVVDLLHPQAGGQRGLVALQARRLGALPALAAGLAAVVFAGVGLRVDRFDAAHPVPTHLMYALDAGTGQARWLSHEDDPQPWTDGYVEGKVSVVDDFPGLGDGELRAGPAPAANLPAPKLEVISDTRAGDQRVLRVRLVPQRPVRLASLHVDSSTATVKSAGVAGRDVPVQAREGRWGFGIVFHAPPPEGIEVTLTVTPKAERVGLRAMDASDDLAGLPGFRPRPPDVGIVGSHSSEMLAVARTYQL, from the coding sequence GTGGGCGCACCCCTCGCCCGCCCCGCGGACCGGGCACTGGCCCGGCCGCGCCGCCGGCTGCCCGCCGCCGTCGCCGCGCTCGCCGCGCTGCTCGCCGTGGGCGCCGGCGTGCTGCTCGACCTGCGTACCCCGGCGCCCCGTCCTACCGACGCCCCGGCCTCCGAGTTCAGCGCCGACCGGGCGTACGAGAACGTCAGGGTGATCGCGGCCCGGCCGCACGTCGCCGGCAGCGCGGCCAACGACCAGGTCCGCGAGCACGTCGCGGGCGTGCTGCGCGGCCTGGGCCTGCAGACCGAGGTGCAGGACACCGTCGCCCCGGAGGCCGGGCAGCTCAGCGGGGCCGCCGGCGGGGCCACGCTGGCCCGGGTCCGCAACGTGGTGGCCCGGCTGCCCGGGAGCGACCCGACCGGGCGGGTCTTCCTGGTCGCCCACTATGACTCGGTGCAGTCCGGGCCGGGCGGCAACGACGACGCAGCCGGCACCTCCACCATCCTGGAGGTGGCCCGGGCGCTGACCACCGGGCCCCGGCCCCGCAACGACATCGTCTTCGTGCTCACCGACGCGGAGGAGGCGTGCCTCTGCGGCGCCTCGGCGTTCGCGTCCAGTCACCCGCTGGCCGCCGACGGTGGGGTGGTGCTCAACCTGGAGGCGCGCGGCTCGACCGGCCCGGTGATCATGTTCGAGACGTCGCGGAACAACGCGAAGCTGGTGGACGTCTTCGGCCGGGCCGCGCCGCACCCGGTCGGCACCTCGTTCGCGGTGGAGATCTACCGGGCGCTGCCGAACGACACCGACTTCACCGCCTTCCTGGACCGGGACTTCGTCGGGCTGAACTCGGCGTACATCGACGGGGGCGCGGTCTACCACACGCCGCTGGACACGCCGGCGGCGATGGACCGGCGCAGCCTCCAGCAGCACGGCGACAACGCGCTCGGGCTCGCCCGCGAGTTCGGCCGTACCGATCTGAAGGCGTTGCGCTCCGACCACGACGCCACGTACTTCCCGGTGCCGGGCGGGCTGGTCCGCTACCCCGGTTGGCTCACCCTGCCGCTGGCTCTGCTCGCCGTGGGCACGGTCGGCGTCCTCGGCTGGCTGCTCCGGCGCCACGGCCGGGTCACCACCGGCCGGCTCGTCGCCGGCTTCGGGCTCACGCTGCCGCCGATCCTGGCCGCCCCAGTCGGCGCGTCGCTGCTCTGGGCGGCGGTCACCACCCTCCGCCCCGGCTACGCCGAACTGCTCGACCCGTACCGGCCGACCTGGTACCGGCTCGCCGTGGTCGCGCTCGCCGCCGCGGTCCTCCTCGCCTGGTACGCGCTCACCCGGCGCTGGGCCGGCCCGGCCGCCCTCGCGTTCGGCGGGCTGGCCTGGCTGGCCCTGTTCGGGATGCTGCTCGCCGTGCTGGTCCCAGGTGGGGCGTACCTCGCCACCCTGCCGGCGCTGGCCGGCGCGCTCGCCGGCGTCATCGCGCTGGCCACCCGGCTCGACGGCCCCTGGCCGGTGCTCGCGGTGACCCTGGCCGGCGCGGTCGGCGTGGTGATCCTGCTGCCCACCGTGGCGCTGCTCTTCCCCGCGCTGGGCATGGCGATGGGCGGTGTCGCGGCGCTCGTCTCGGTGCTGCTCGGCCTGGCCGCGCTGCCGGTGGTCGACCTGCTGCACCCGCAGGCCGGCGGGCAGCGCGGCCTGGTCGCGCTCCAGGCCCGCCGGCTGGGTGCGCTGCCCGCGCTCGCCGCCGGGCTCGCGGCGGTGGTGTTCGCCGGGGTCGGGCTCCGCGTGGACCGCTTCGACGCCGCGCACCCGGTGCCCACCCACCTGATGTACGCCCTGGACGCCGGCACCGGCCAGGCCCGCTGGCTCAGCCACGAGGACGACCCACAGCCCTGGACCGACGGGTACGTCGAGGGCAAGGTCTCGGTGGTCGATGACTTCCCCGGCCTCGGCGACGGCGAGCTCCGCGCCGGGCCGGCTCCGGCGGCGAACCTGCCCGCACCGAAGCTGGAGGTGATCTCGGATACCCGCGCCGGCGACCAGCGGGTTCTGCGGGTGCGGCTCGTCCCGCAGCGCCCGGTCCGGCTCGCCTCGCTGCACGTCGACTCGTCCACCGCCACGGTGAAGTCGGCGGGGGTGGCCGGGCGGGACGTGCCGGTGCAGGCGCGGGAGGGCCGGTGGGGCTTCGGCATCGTCTTCCACGCCCCGCCACCGGAGGGGATCGAGGTGACGCTGACCGTGACTCCGAAGGCGGAGAGGGTGGGGCTGCGGGCGATGGACGCCAGCGACGACCTGGCCGGCCTCCCCGGCTTCCGCCCCCGCCCACCGGACGTCGGCATCGTCGGCTCGCACAGCTCCGAGATGCTCGCCGTCGCCCGCACCTACCAGCTCTGA
- a CDS encoding PP2C family protein-serine/threonine phosphatase, giving the protein MTRPHRGAGLPGSSVVPQALPHSGMGHHASLPPGERLRVLLVEDDEGDAFLVGELLAETNSMIDLLVATSLSEARQRVMGVDCVLLDLGLPDAQGLDGLRRALEMASGAAVCVLTGRSDEHLGIVAVAEGAQDYLVKGEVDGVLLTRALRYAVERKRADENARRLREVELRQAESARLERGLLPQPLMTTDQVAVHTFYRPGRHAALIGGDFYDVVQTRPDRVDLIVGDVCGHGADEAALGVELRVAWRALILAGVPDDEVLPALEQVLMSERRLQEIFATVATTRLYLDANRATVRLAGHPPPLLLSGGKVAPVPAGGGRLLGVRPRRPVAFDLEFDTDDWSLLMYTDGLIEGRVGTGDERLDVPGLTDLLADPAGQAVPLAELPAWLVGRAEQLNGGALADDVAMLLLARGGGR; this is encoded by the coding sequence GTGACCCGGCCGCACCGGGGGGCCGGCCTGCCCGGTTCCTCCGTCGTGCCCCAGGCCCTTCCGCACAGCGGCATGGGGCACCACGCCAGCCTGCCGCCGGGGGAGCGGCTGCGGGTCCTGCTGGTCGAGGACGACGAGGGCGATGCCTTCCTGGTCGGCGAGCTCCTCGCCGAGACCAACTCCATGATCGACCTGTTGGTCGCGACCAGCCTCTCCGAGGCCAGGCAGCGGGTGATGGGCGTCGACTGCGTCCTGCTCGACCTCGGCCTGCCCGACGCGCAGGGCCTGGACGGGCTGCGCCGGGCGCTGGAGATGGCCAGCGGCGCCGCGGTCTGCGTACTGACCGGCCGCTCCGACGAGCACCTGGGCATCGTCGCGGTCGCCGAGGGCGCTCAGGACTACCTGGTCAAGGGTGAGGTCGACGGGGTCCTGCTGACCCGGGCGCTGCGCTACGCGGTGGAGCGCAAGCGGGCCGACGAGAACGCCCGGCGACTGCGCGAGGTCGAGCTGCGCCAGGCCGAGTCCGCCCGCCTGGAGCGCGGCCTGCTGCCCCAGCCGCTGATGACCACCGACCAGGTGGCGGTGCACACGTTCTACCGCCCCGGCCGGCACGCTGCCCTGATCGGCGGCGACTTCTACGACGTGGTGCAGACCCGGCCGGACCGGGTCGACCTGATCGTCGGCGACGTCTGCGGGCACGGTGCGGACGAGGCCGCGCTCGGTGTCGAGTTGCGGGTCGCCTGGCGGGCCCTGATCCTGGCCGGAGTGCCGGACGACGAGGTGCTGCCCGCGTTGGAGCAGGTGCTGATGAGCGAGCGCCGGCTCCAGGAGATCTTCGCCACCGTGGCGACCACCCGGCTGTACCTCGACGCCAACCGGGCCACCGTGCGACTCGCCGGTCATCCGCCGCCGCTGCTGCTCAGCGGGGGTAAGGTCGCGCCGGTGCCGGCCGGGGGCGGCCGGCTGCTGGGGGTGCGACCGCGCCGGCCCGTAGCCTTCGACCTGGAGTTCGACACCGATGACTGGTCCCTGCTGATGTACACCGACGGCCTGATCGAGGGACGGGTGGGCACCGGCGACGAGCGGCTCGACGTGCCGGGGCTGACGGACCTGCTCGCCGACCCGGCCGGCCAGGCGGTGCCGCTGGCCGAGCTGCCGGCCTGGCTGGTCGGCCGCGCCGAGCAGCTCAACGGCGGCGCGCTCGCCGACGACGTCGCCATGCTGCTGCTCGCCCGGGGCGGTGGCCGGTGA
- a CDS encoding C40 family peptidase, with protein MPPPPATPPRSRVLARILAAVMAALVAILPAANAHAAPSAAEVQNQIDAAWQKLEPVIEQYNKVRAELAVNKKKSAELNAKIEPLGRTVDVTRGRVQEIATRYYKGGSVSTLNALLSSGSPTALADNLEMLDRLANSEQRQITSLSSQQATYDAEKKTIDVLIARQERQQADLAAKKKTIDTEIKRLEALQKQVAAAEADAAAKAAAARAAAARAAADAQAAATASSTSPIKSTSSLFIGGQCPAVPISGDGGIAAKTACLQIGEPYVWGADGPDSFDCSGLTQYAWKSAGVSLTHYTGAQWNEGTPVSRENLRTGDLVFFYSDVHHMGIYVGNGLIVHAPHTGDVVRMAELSNMPYAGARRPG; from the coding sequence GTGCCACCCCCGCCGGCAACCCCGCCCCGATCGCGTGTGCTCGCCCGGATCCTCGCCGCCGTGATGGCCGCCCTCGTCGCCATCCTGCCGGCGGCCAACGCGCACGCCGCCCCCTCGGCCGCCGAGGTGCAGAACCAGATCGACGCGGCCTGGCAGAAACTCGAACCGGTCATCGAGCAGTACAACAAGGTCCGCGCCGAGTTGGCGGTGAACAAGAAGAAGTCCGCCGAACTGAACGCGAAGATCGAGCCACTCGGCAGGACCGTGGACGTCACCAGGGGCCGCGTCCAGGAGATCGCCACCCGCTACTACAAGGGGGGCTCGGTCTCCACGCTCAACGCGCTGCTGTCCAGCGGCTCGCCGACGGCGTTGGCGGACAACCTGGAGATGTTGGACCGCCTGGCAAACTCGGAACAGCGACAGATCACCTCCCTGTCGAGCCAGCAGGCGACGTACGACGCCGAGAAGAAGACGATCGACGTGCTGATCGCGCGCCAGGAGCGCCAGCAGGCCGACCTCGCCGCCAAGAAGAAGACGATCGACACGGAGATCAAGCGGCTGGAGGCGCTGCAGAAGCAGGTCGCCGCAGCCGAGGCGGACGCCGCTGCCAAGGCCGCCGCCGCCAGGGCCGCCGCGGCCAGGGCGGCGGCCGACGCACAGGCCGCCGCCACCGCGTCCAGCACGTCACCGATCAAGTCGACCAGCTCGCTGTTCATCGGTGGCCAGTGCCCGGCCGTCCCGATCAGCGGCGATGGTGGCATCGCGGCGAAGACGGCCTGCCTTCAGATCGGCGAGCCGTACGTGTGGGGTGCCGACGGCCCGGACTCCTTCGACTGCTCCGGCCTGACCCAGTACGCCTGGAAGTCAGCGGGAGTGAGCCTGACCCACTACACGGGCGCCCAGTGGAACGAGGGAACGCCGGTGAGCAGAGAAAATCTCCGTACGGGTGACCTCGTCTTCTTCTACTCCGATGTGCATCACATGGGCATCTACGTCGGCAACGGGCTGATCGTCCACGCCCCGCACACCGGTGACGTGGTTCGGATGGCCGAGCTGTCGAACATGCCCTATGCCGGTGCTCGCCGCCCCGGCTGA
- a CDS encoding DUF2306 domain-containing protein, producing MPVGLIVLSAAPVIAGAARVAELTSGATVTQDNARFFASPVPVLVHIFSVTLYCLLGAFQFARGLRRRRPAWHRTTGRLLVPCGLAAALSGLWMTLFYPRPPSDGELLTGFRLVFGSAMVGCIVLGFAAIRRRDIARHRAWMARGYAIGLGAGTQVLTHLPWILLAGQPRGLGRALLMLAGWLINLAVTEWALRKGPTKPTPSLGLTEPRVGALAS from the coding sequence CTGCCAGTCGGGCTGATCGTGCTCAGCGCCGCACCTGTGATCGCCGGCGCCGCCCGGGTTGCCGAACTCACCAGTGGTGCGACGGTCACGCAGGACAACGCCCGGTTCTTCGCCTCGCCGGTACCGGTGCTGGTGCACATCTTCAGCGTCACCCTGTACTGCCTGCTGGGAGCGTTCCAGTTCGCCCGTGGCCTCCGCCGCCGCAGACCCGCCTGGCACCGCACCACCGGGCGGCTGCTGGTCCCCTGCGGGCTCGCCGCGGCGCTGTCGGGCCTGTGGATGACGCTGTTCTATCCCCGCCCTCCCAGCGACGGCGAGCTCCTGACCGGCTTCCGGCTCGTCTTCGGCTCAGCCATGGTCGGCTGCATCGTCCTCGGCTTCGCCGCCATCCGGCGTCGGGACATCGCCCGCCACCGCGCCTGGATGGCCCGCGGCTACGCGATCGGTCTCGGCGCGGGTACTCAGGTCCTGACCCACCTGCCCTGGATCCTGCTGGCCGGTCAGCCGCGAGGCCTCGGCCGGGCGCTGCTGATGCTTGCCGGCTGGTTGATCAACCTTGCCGTGACCGAATGGGCGCTCCGCAAGGGGCCGACCAAGCCAACCCCGAGCCTCGGCCTTACCGAGCCTCGCGTGGGCGCTCTTGCCAGCTGA
- a CDS encoding sensor histidine kinase, with translation MRAYGQGWTLRRRVLALLGVVLVLLLGLAAAEAAVAARNRQNIDAVLLRTGPLQVQAQELMSALLDQETAVRGYAVNGNRNDLAPYQGGLQREQDTVASMEKLAADYPDVLRALRVVEQRAEQWRRSVAEPVIATIERSGPAAGQALITDQTRQHFDGIRGSVDTLQGEILTVRKQTAAKVNQTGNVLVVLLIGAALVVAVAGAVMLLSLDRILIRPLAALVEQVRAVADGDYQHHIEGSGPPEFRRLADDIDGMRQKIARELAEVREARERIEWVNSQLQKQAEELTRSNRDLEQFAYVASHDLQEPLRKVASFCQLLQRRYAGQLDERADQYIAFAVDGAQRMQRLINDLLAFSRIGRLTTGFTEVDLNKVMGDVAGQTEAARQYSDAELTWAELPVIRGEEPLLTNLLANLVSNSIKFRRPDVPPRVHVSARLVGDEWEISCRDNGIGIEPEFADKIFVIFQRLHSKDAYPGTGIGLAIVKKIVEYHGGRVWVDTGADEGTEIRFTLPALPEDVEAAAEQRAAEDQENSDAEAEAAGDSAAPGVPEQPADRASMADRPDGAAGRDTTGGMKETVG, from the coding sequence GTGAGGGCTTACGGGCAGGGCTGGACACTGCGCCGCCGAGTCCTCGCGCTGCTGGGCGTGGTCCTGGTGCTGCTGCTCGGGCTGGCCGCCGCCGAGGCCGCGGTGGCGGCCAGGAATCGGCAGAACATCGACGCCGTCCTGCTCCGGACCGGCCCGCTTCAGGTGCAGGCGCAGGAGCTGATGAGCGCCCTGCTCGACCAGGAGACCGCCGTCCGCGGGTACGCGGTGAACGGCAACCGCAACGACCTGGCCCCGTACCAGGGGGGCCTGCAGCGCGAGCAGGACACAGTCGCCTCGATGGAGAAGCTGGCCGCCGACTACCCGGACGTCCTGCGTGCGTTGCGGGTCGTCGAGCAGCGGGCGGAGCAGTGGCGCCGGTCGGTCGCCGAGCCGGTGATCGCCACGATCGAGCGCAGCGGCCCGGCCGCCGGACAGGCGTTGATCACCGACCAGACGCGGCAGCACTTCGACGGCATCCGGGGCTCGGTGGACACCCTCCAGGGGGAGATCCTCACCGTCCGGAAGCAGACCGCCGCCAAGGTCAACCAGACGGGCAACGTGCTGGTGGTCCTGTTGATCGGCGCGGCCCTGGTGGTCGCGGTCGCGGGCGCCGTGATGCTGCTCTCGCTGGACCGGATCCTGATCCGGCCGCTGGCCGCGCTGGTGGAGCAGGTGCGGGCGGTCGCCGACGGCGACTATCAGCACCACATCGAAGGCTCGGGGCCGCCGGAGTTCCGCCGGCTCGCCGACGACATCGACGGGATGCGGCAGAAGATCGCCCGGGAGCTCGCCGAGGTACGCGAGGCCCGGGAGCGGATCGAGTGGGTCAACAGCCAGCTGCAGAAGCAGGCCGAGGAGCTCACCCGTTCCAACCGGGACCTGGAGCAGTTCGCCTACGTCGCCTCGCACGACCTGCAGGAGCCGCTGCGTAAGGTGGCGAGCTTCTGCCAGCTCCTCCAGCGGCGGTACGCCGGCCAGCTCGACGAGCGGGCCGACCAGTACATCGCCTTCGCCGTCGACGGCGCCCAGCGGATGCAGCGCCTGATCAACGATCTGCTCGCGTTCTCCCGGATCGGCCGGCTCACCACCGGCTTCACGGAGGTCGACCTCAACAAGGTGATGGGCGACGTGGCCGGGCAGACCGAGGCCGCCCGGCAGTACTCCGACGCCGAGCTGACCTGGGCCGAGCTGCCGGTGATCCGCGGCGAGGAGCCGCTGCTGACCAACCTGCTGGCCAACCTGGTCAGCAACTCGATCAAGTTCCGCCGTCCCGACGTACCGCCGCGCGTGCACGTCTCGGCCCGGCTGGTCGGCGACGAATGGGAGATCAGCTGCCGGGACAACGGCATCGGGATCGAGCCGGAGTTCGCCGACAAGATCTTCGTGATCTTCCAGCGGCTGCACTCGAAGGACGCGTACCCGGGCACCGGCATCGGGCTGGCGATCGTCAAGAAGATCGTGGAGTACCACGGCGGCCGGGTCTGGGTGGACACCGGCGCCGACGAGGGCACCGAGATCCGGTTCACCCTCCCGGCGCTGCCCGAGGACGTCGAGGCGGCGGCCGAGCAGCGGGCCGCCGAGGACCAGGAGAACTCCGACGCCGAGGCGGAAGCGGCTGGCGACAGTGCCGCTCCGGGCGTGCCCGAGCAGCCCGCGGACCGAGCGTCGATGGCGGACCGCCCCGACGGGGCGGCCGGGCGCGATACAACAGGTGGCATGAAGGAGACGGTGGGATGA
- a CDS encoding TetR/AcrR family transcriptional regulator translates to MVQQVDDTRRAPLNRDRVLRAAVALADEAGIDTLSMRNLAQELGVVPMALYKHVANKEQLLDGMVDVIVGEIEPPAGDADWRTAIRQRILSARRVLLRHPWASRVIESRSQPTLVVLDYLNSIVGMFRAGGFSVDLTHHVMHALGSRVWGFTQELFPTSPLPADPELQAVMFREMAGRYPHIAEIAVAAHDEGSVVGRGCDDQFEFEFALDLLLDGFEKRHQQGWTSTNQS, encoded by the coding sequence ATGGTCCAGCAGGTAGACGACACGCGCCGGGCGCCTCTCAACCGGGACCGCGTGCTGCGCGCCGCCGTCGCGCTCGCCGACGAGGCGGGGATCGACACGCTGAGCATGCGTAACCTCGCCCAGGAGCTGGGCGTCGTGCCGATGGCGCTCTACAAGCACGTGGCCAACAAGGAACAGCTCCTCGACGGCATGGTCGACGTCATCGTCGGCGAGATCGAACCCCCGGCCGGCGATGCCGACTGGAGAACCGCGATCCGCCAGCGCATCCTTTCGGCCCGACGTGTGCTCCTGCGCCACCCCTGGGCGTCGCGCGTGATCGAGTCCCGCTCGCAGCCCACCCTGGTGGTGCTGGACTACCTGAACTCGATCGTCGGCATGTTCCGGGCCGGCGGCTTCTCCGTCGACCTCACCCACCACGTGATGCACGCTCTCGGCAGCCGCGTGTGGGGGTTCACCCAGGAACTGTTTCCTACCTCACCGCTGCCCGCCGACCCGGAGCTGCAGGCAGTCATGTTCCGCGAGATGGCAGGCAGGTATCCCCACATCGCGGAGATAGCCGTGGCCGCCCACGACGAAGGGTCGGTCGTGGGCCGAGGCTGCGACGACCAGTTCGAGTTCGAGTTCGCGCTCGACCTGCTGCTCGACGGCTTCGAAAAGCGCCATCAGCAGGGGTGGACGTCCACCAACCAGTCCTGA
- a CDS encoding DUF2267 domain-containing protein, translating to MNYADFIEVVARRAGVPSEKAEAVSRATLETLTDRITAGQASHIAGQLPVELRQNLHKTTTAMGAQIAESFELDEFVERVAARAGVDVAMADAGMRAVLSTIGEVVSKDELQDLVSQLPKEFWEIIQAGARVEVRPRSA from the coding sequence GTGAACTACGCCGATTTCATAGAGGTCGTGGCGAGGCGTGCCGGGGTGCCGTCGGAGAAGGCCGAGGCAGTCAGCCGCGCGACATTGGAAACGTTGACCGACCGGATCACCGCCGGTCAGGCGAGCCATATCGCCGGGCAGCTTCCGGTAGAGCTACGGCAGAATCTGCACAAGACCACCACGGCTATGGGGGCACAGATCGCCGAGTCGTTCGAGCTCGACGAGTTTGTCGAGCGGGTGGCGGCCCGCGCCGGGGTCGACGTGGCGATGGCCGACGCCGGCATGCGGGCCGTGCTCAGCACCATCGGTGAGGTCGTGAGTAAGGACGAGTTGCAGGACCTGGTTTCGCAACTCCCGAAGGAGTTCTGGGAGATCATCCAGGCCGGCGCGCGGGTCGAGGTCAGGCCGCGCAGCGCATAG
- a CDS encoding ATP-binding protein has translation MDVHQPVLTIRRPARRSALAWLVDGWAARADDTVLATHELVINALRVSASVEMACWSEADTLVVEVSDQGPGLPDETVGYVPPSNNQEGGRGMWLAWSLADDVAVATGDTGTRVRLYFSH, from the coding sequence GTGGACGTCCACCAACCAGTCCTGACGATCCGCAGGCCAGCCCGCCGCAGCGCTCTGGCCTGGCTGGTCGACGGCTGGGCTGCCAGGGCCGACGATACCGTTCTCGCCACCCACGAGTTGGTGATCAACGCTCTGCGCGTCTCGGCGTCCGTCGAGATGGCCTGCTGGTCCGAGGCGGACACGCTGGTGGTTGAGGTGTCCGACCAGGGACCGGGGCTGCCCGACGAGACCGTCGGCTATGTCCCGCCAAGCAACAACCAGGAGGGCGGCCGTGGGATGTGGCTCGCCTGGAGCCTCGCGGACGACGTTGCCGTCGCCACCGGCGACACGGGCACCCGAGTCCGGCTGTACTTCTCCCACTGA